In one window of Desulforhabdus amnigena DNA:
- a CDS encoding electron transfer flavoprotein subunit alpha, with protein MKAIVDRQKCTVCGVCTDVCPFGAISLKETCIEISDECTLCGMCVDTCEFGALSLPEVGTGPAADLASYKGVWVFAEWREGVIHKVGHELLSAGRKLADKRSVELAAVLLGYQLDKTTIEELISYGADVVYVVDHPELAHFRDEAYAKAIVELIRQKKPEILLAGATSMGRSFIPRVAASVKTGLTADCTELDISDEGLLLQTRPAFGGNVMATIVCPNRRPQMATVRPKVMKPEKKPGHHGRVENLTLSEECFKSRVEVLEVIPEQDQTAKLTEADIIVSGGRGLRKSENFAIVEELAQLIKGAVGASRGAVEEGWIAPSHQVGQTGRTVAPTLYMAVGIAGAIQHVVGMQGSKVIVAVNKDPQAPIFDVATYGVVADLFEFVPAFVQKIKQERGE; from the coding sequence ATATCGCTCAAAGAAACCTGCATTGAAATTTCCGATGAGTGTACCCTTTGTGGCATGTGCGTAGATACCTGTGAATTCGGGGCGCTCTCCCTCCCGGAGGTGGGAACGGGTCCCGCTGCGGATTTAGCTTCCTATAAGGGGGTCTGGGTATTTGCTGAATGGCGGGAAGGCGTCATCCACAAGGTCGGCCACGAATTGCTGAGCGCCGGGCGCAAGCTGGCGGACAAACGCTCCGTTGAACTCGCCGCGGTCTTGTTGGGCTACCAGCTCGATAAAACCACCATTGAAGAACTCATTTCCTATGGCGCAGACGTCGTCTATGTCGTGGATCATCCGGAGCTCGCCCATTTTCGGGATGAAGCCTATGCCAAGGCCATCGTGGAGCTGATCCGTCAGAAGAAACCTGAAATCCTTCTGGCCGGGGCCACCAGCATGGGTCGTTCCTTCATCCCCCGGGTGGCCGCTTCGGTAAAGACCGGCCTCACGGCGGACTGTACAGAATTGGACATCAGCGACGAAGGACTTCTGCTCCAGACACGCCCAGCCTTTGGAGGCAATGTCATGGCCACCATCGTGTGCCCGAACCGGCGCCCTCAGATGGCGACAGTTCGCCCCAAGGTGATGAAGCCGGAGAAAAAGCCGGGCCATCACGGGCGCGTTGAAAACTTAACCCTGTCTGAAGAATGCTTCAAAAGCCGGGTGGAAGTCCTGGAAGTCATTCCGGAACAGGATCAGACGGCAAAACTCACGGAAGCCGATATCATCGTTTCCGGAGGACGCGGTCTCCGGAAGTCCGAAAATTTCGCGATTGTTGAGGAGCTCGCTCAGCTCATCAAGGGAGCTGTCGGAGCTTCCCGCGGGGCTGTCGAAGAGGGTTGGATCGCTCCATCCCATCAGGTGGGACAGACGGGCCGCACGGTCGCTCCGACTCTCTACATGGCAGTTGGAATCGCCGGAGCCATCCAGCACGTAGTGGGGATGCAGGGTTCAAAAGTGATCGTGGCTGTGAACAAGGATCCACAGGCTCCCATCTTCGATGTGGCCACCTATGGAGTTGTCGCCGATCTTTTCGAATTCGTCCCGGCCTTCGTTCAAAAGATCAAGCAGGAGCGTGGAGAGTAG